Sequence from the Seonamhaeicola sp. ML3 genome:
AAAAACGCTAATCTGCAAAATGAACTAAAACTATTGAAATCACAGATTAACCCTCATTTTCTATTTAATGCTTTAAATAATATTTATGCACTTTCTACCATAGATTCCAACAAAACACAACAAAGTATTAGCTATTTGTCAGACATGCTACGCTATGTGCTGTACGAATGCGAGAACGAACTTGTTCCTATTAAAAAAGAGATAGAGTATATTGAGAATTACTTAAAACTATTTGCTTTAAAGAGCAGTAAAACCTATCCAATAAAAACCAAATTCCATATAGAAAATAATTTAACCATTGCCCCTATGTTATTTATTCCTTTTATTGAAAATGCCCTAAAACATGGTAATATTGAAAAAATGAAGGAATCATTTATCAACATTAATATTGTTACTAAAAAAAATAATATAATTTTTGAAGTTGAAAATAGCATCCCTAAAACAGATATTAATAAGGATGACATGGGTGGTATTGGTATAGAAAACGTGAAAAAACGATTAGCAATATTGTATCCTCAAAAACATAATCTTTTAATTTCTCAAAATAAACATAGCTTTAAAGTTCAACTAAACCTTGACCTTACATGAAATATTTAAAATGCTTAGTTGTTGATGATGAGGAATTAGCAAGGACTTTGCTAAAAACATACATTGATAAAATAGATTTTTTAGAATTGGTTGACTCCTTTGAAAACCCTGTTGAAGCTTTTTCTGTGTTAAAGGAAAAATCTATTGATATTATCTTTTTAGATATTCAAATGCCAGAATTAAAAGGTACAGATTTTGCTAAAATGATAAACCCTGAAACCAAAATTATTTTCACAACAGCCTATTCTGAATATGCCTTGGAAGGTTTTGATTTAAATGCCCTGGATTATCTATTAAAACCTATAACGTTTCAACGCTTTTTACAAGCTGTAAACAAAATAAAACCTGAGATTATTAATTCAGAAGATTACATTACCATTAAATCTGGTTACGATTTACATAAACTAAAATATACAGATATACTTTTTATTGAAAGTGATAATGAATATGTGGTGTTTAATACTTCTGAAAGAAAAATCATGAGCCATCAAACATTAAAATCTTTAGAAGAAAGCTTACCTGAATCCATGTTTATGCGTGTGCATCGTTCGTACATAGTAAACAAGGAAAAAGTAGCTGCTTTAAAAGGAAAAAACTTAGTGGTTACAAACACGAAAATACCAATAAGTGATAGCTACTATGACAAGGTAAAAAAAAACCTGTTTTAAAAACAAAGGCCTAAATTTAAAATCAGGCCTTTATTTACTTCTTTATATCTAACCTACCTAGAATAATTAGGCGATTCTTTAGTTATGGTAACATCATGCGGATGACTTTCATTAATACCACTGGCTGTGATTTTAACAAATTGACCATTCTCTTTTAAATCTTCAATATCCTTGGCGCCACAGTATCCCATTCCGGCACGTAATCCACCAACAAATTGATGAATACTTTCAAATAACTCACCTTTGTATGGCACTCTACCTACTATTCCCTCTGGAACTAATTTTTTAATATCATCTTCAACATCTTGGAAATATCTGTCTTTACTTCCTTTCTTCATAGCTTCAACAGACCCCATACCACGGTAGGACTTAAATTTTCTTCCTTCGTAAATAATAGTTTCTCCCGGAGATTCTTTGGTTCCCGCCAATAACGAGCCTAACATCACTGTATCTGCACCTGCTGCAATCGCCTTAGGTATATCGCCTGTGTAACGAATACCACCATCTGCAATGACAGGAACACCACTTCCTTTAATAGCTGCGGCAACTTCCAAAACGGCAGAAAACTGAGGAAAACCAACACCTGCAACCACACGTGTAGTACAGATAGACCCTGGACCAATTCCTACTTTAACCGCATCTGCTCCTGCTTCAACTAAATACTTGGCTGCAGCACCAGTAGCGATATTTCCAACTACGACATCTAAATCAGGGAACTTAGATTTCACCTCTTTGAGTACATGAACAACTCCTTTGGTATGTCCATGAGCAGTATCGATAACAACAGCATCAACACCAGCTTTTACTAGAGCTTCGGCACGTTCTACAGCATCACCTGTAACACCTAAAGCTGCGGCAACGCGTAAACGTCCGTACTTATCTTTATTGGCTATAGGTTTCTGATTTAACTTGGTTATATCTCTAAAAGTTATTAATCCCGATAACTTATAATTATCGTCTACAATTAATAATTTCTCAATTTTATGCTTTTGAAGAATAATTTCAGCATCTTTTAATGAAGTTCCCACAGAGGAAGTCACTAAGTTTTCACTAGTCATTACTTCTACGATAGGTTTTTTATTATCGTGCTCAAAACGCAAATCCCTATTGGTAACAATACCTTTTAACTTCCCTGCTTCATCTACGATAGGAATACCACCAATACTGTGTTCTGCCATAGCACGCTTAGCGTCTTTAACAACAGCTGTTAATGGTAATGTTACGGGATCGATGATCATACCGCTCTCGGCACGTTTAACACGTCTTACCTTATCGGCTTGAGCCTCGATGGTCATATTCTTATGAAGTACACCAATACCACCTTCTTGAGCCATGGCAATAGCCATTTTGCTCTCGGTAACCGTATCCATAGCCGCAGAAATAATAGGCACGTTTATGGTTATATTACGTGTGAACTTGGTTTGGATGTTTACTTCTCTTGGAAGTACTTCAGAAAATGCTGGAACTAAGAGTACGTCATCATAAGTTAGACCTTCCCCTAAAATCTTGTTTTCGTGTGCAGTCATGTGCAATTACATTAATAATTGCGTGCAAATATACGATTTAAAAATGAAATAAATCTTCAAAAACATGTTAAGAATAAGTGGAGAATATTCTAACGCCTACGCATACCGCCACCAAATCGTCTTCCGCCACCCATTCTACCACCTTGACCTAATCCTTTTGGTCTTTTGTTCATATTTTGACCGGCAATCCTACCAAATTTAAAAACAAAAGTAACCATGAAATACTGTTCTAAAATCTTATCTTCCACGTCTTGGATATACGTCCCTGTCACAGTTCTTCTAAAACCATTGTTCTGGCCTAAAACATCGTAACCAACTAAGGTAAGCGTACCTTTATCTCCCCATAATTGAACACCTAATCCTGCGTTCCAAAAAACGGCATCGCCATCAAACTCATCACCAACTCTACTATTGTATCTGTATCCTATTTTGTTAGAGAAAAAGGCATTCTTTAAAAAGAAAATAGAGGCATCGACATTTAAATTTTGAATAAAAAAGTCGTTATCGTCAAACATATCGGTATCAAATTCATTCTTATTTTTAGAGTAGCTGTAGGTAGCGCTTAAATCTAATTTGTTGTCATAAGAATACCGGAATGAAAAAGAGGGTCTTAATGTTGTATTTTTGGAAACAAACCTGATGGCATTCTGAAGAGAAACATTGTTTCTATACGATGCAAAAAATCTGAAGTTAAAATTTAGATTCGTCTTTTTATCGAAATAAGACTTAGATACTGCCGTATTACCATTTACCGAATAATCTCCATTTAGGTTAACATAGGTCGTATTTCTAATTAAATCTTCATTGGTAACGGTTGAATTTACAATTTTATCCTCAATGAACTGAGCACGTACATTTCCAGTAACATTAATATTATGATAAGCCAAATTATTTTGATATTCAAAAGCTAAGATGTGATTAACTTCAGGCTCCAAAAAAGGATTTCCTATTCTTGTATTAATTTGGTTGCTTACATCTTCAACAGGTTGCAGTTGAGATGCTGAAGGTAAATCGACATTTTGTCGGTAATTTAGAGACACATTCTTGTACCCATTTTTATCACGGTATCGCAACCTTCCGGAATAGGTGAAATATTCAAAATCGGCATTAAAATTTCGCGCTGGTATTAATTCGTCTTTATACTTTCTATATGTGTTTGTATATGCCCCTTCTATTTCAAAACGAAAGTCTTTATAATCGTATCTTAACCTTAATGCGGGTTTCACTGTAGTGGTAACATATCGGCTATCAAAACTTTGTAAATCATTAAAGTCGGTAAAATCGTTATCTACTTCGTTAAAATCGAAAACATACTTTTCGTTATTGTTATGGTTTATATTAGCATTATACTTTGGGATTATTCTAAAGTTTTGAAATAATTCCTTAAACCACATACCATTAAAATTGATGTTAGCATTGGTGTTTTCGGTAGATCTTATTTGATTCTGAATACGGGTTCTATTTCTTTCGTATAGGATGTTTTCTGAAAAATTCTCAGAATCGGTATTAGACTCGGTAAAATTTGTACTTAAATTCAACGTAAAGAAATCTGTACCTTTCCCCGTTCTCGATATTATACCAATCCTGTTTTTAATTTCACGATTAGTAGAAGTAGATTGGTTCTTGGAATTAACATCGCTTATTAAATCGCCATCGATAGACTTCGAACTGGTAGTAGACTCTGAAAAGGCATTGGAATTACTGGAGTTAAAATCAACTTCATTAGAAAGCTGAACTCTACTATTTGATAGTTTGTTCTTGGGATTTATCACATATTTCAAATCGAAATTACCAATATGAGTATCGGTATCTCTAAAGCTTTCACTTTCTGTTTTGGAGATGTAATTTAAATTGGGGAGAAAGTTTTCTCGTTCCCTTCTCTGGGCATTATCTACATTATTCGAATTAAAACGGTAATTACCATTTACTCTTGTTTCATTCCATTTTCCTTTGGTGTAATTAGCACCCACAAAGTCAGATTCTATAGCACCAACACTAGATTTTGCATCTGGCAACGCATTAAAACCTCTTCGCATGTTTATATTGTTAGTACCAGAAATAAGACCAATTTGCTTCCCATCAATCAGTTTAAACAGATTAGCATTTACCTGATACTTTTCATCTGTTCCGTAGCCTGCATTTATATCCCCAAAAAAAGCCGTGTTTTTGCCTTTCTTAATTTTTAGATTTATCTCTTTTGTACCAGAATCAGATTCTTCACCAGTAAACTTCTGCATATTGGTTTTGTAGTCTGTAACTTGAACTTTACTAATAACATTACTAGGTAAGTTTTTTAAGGCTATATCTCCATTTTTCTCTCCAAAAAAGCGCATACCGTCAACATTTATGGCTTCAACATCCACGCCATTAACCGTAATGTTACCATCTACATCTATTTCAAAACCAGGGAGCTTTTTTAGCAGGTCTTCTGCCCTATCGTTTGGTAAGGTTTTAAAACTATCCGCATTAAATTCTATGGTATCTGTTTTAATTACTATAGGTGGAGCTTTTGCAGTTATGGAAACCGTATTTAATTGCTCAACAGATTCCTCTAAGGTAATAACCCCTAAATCCAATACATCGGTCTTTGGCACCGTTATAACTTTAGTGAATGGTTTATACCCTAAATACCCAACATTTAAAATTAAGGATTGGTCGTTATCTGCATTAACTTTTATGGAGAATTGGCCTTCTTTATTGGTTATACCATAAGCTATTACCAAACTATCTTTAGCCGCTTGAAGAAACACTGTTGCTGCTTCTAGCTTATACGTATTTGTATCTTTTACAATACCCTCTAGCGTAAACTTTTGGGCGAACAATGAAACCGTAAACAAAAGAAATACGATACAAGTTTTAGTTTTCAATTTAATAAAATCGGTTTGTTAGTTTTCACTTAGACAAATTAAAAGAACAATAGTTTAATACCAGTATAAAAACTTGAATAATACTTTTGAAAAGTTATAACTTTTATTAAATTTGTTATTTATAATTAGTCTAAATAAATATAAAATACATCATGGTCATGTACTCATAGCAAAAAACAAGAACGGGCAATTAACCTTTTCTGAAGATTACAAAATTTACCATCTTACCTTTAACAATGTTCACTTAGAGTTTTTCGAAAAGGAGCTGATTAGGTTTAAAGAGTTCATATTAGAACTAGAAATAGGATATGCCGAAGGCTGTTACAACCGTGTTATTATGAACAGAAAAGTTCCTATAAAAACCATGCAACATAACCTTACTCTTATATTTAATAAACAAGAACTCGATGGGCTAAAAAGGCTTTTAACCCAAACTGATAAAACGCTTTTAGAAAATTTAAAGGTCAGCGATATCGATTACCTTTTGTATTTAAATTAAAACCAGGATATGGAAGACATAAATATCATTTACAAGACTAACATAGGCCTTTCATTCTATTGGAAACGAGGTCCGTTAAGACAAGTTAACAAGCTCAATATTGTCATTAATGATATTGCACTTCATCTTTCCTATAGTGAGCTGACCGAATTCTCGAAAAACATAGATACTGCCTTAAGCAGAAAATCGGCGCATTGTAAAGATTGTCCCCATAAGTCAAACTGCGAAGTCACTATGTTAGAAACTCCAATACCACAAATTACATTTGTTAAGAGTTACCAGGAAATTAAATCCATACAAGACTTGGTTAAAGGAACTTTATTCGAGCTGGATTTGAATTCAATGTTAAAAGAAATCTTGTAAGCTACTCGATATTATAACTTGCTCTTACACCATTTGCCCATTTAATAAGCGTTTCTTTTTCTTCTTCTGTAATCGAACCATGTAACCAAGAATAAGACTCTAAAGGCATTTCACCCTCCTCAACTTCTTCTATAAGTTCATCTAGCTTATGGTCTCTTTTCTTTAACTTATACTTACTCCAATTAGATACGTTAAAATGTTCCTTCCCCTCCTCAACATGATGATCAATCCATAAAGATACCGGAGCGAGTTCGGCATACCAAGGATAAGTGGTTTTATCGCTATGACAATCGTAACAGTGTTTTTCTAAAATGGCTGTGACTTCTGTAGATGGTTTGGTATCGGTTATAAATGCGGTTAGATTTCTTGTTTCTGCGTTATTTTTGTCGGGTCTTATAAATTGAATAATTACGAGGGCAATGATTAAAACAAGACCTATTTTTTTTATTAATTTCATGGGTTAGAATTTCTATTTAGTATTTCAAAATTAAAATTTAATCTGTAAAGTCGTATACCAATTTCTGGGTGCTGAGGGTATAATACCTGGACCAGGATACCCTGTAGCTCT
This genomic interval carries:
- a CDS encoding DUF6686 family protein, with translation MLFIISLNKYKIHHGHVLIAKNKNGQLTFSEDYKIYHLTFNNVHLEFFEKELIRFKEFILELEIGYAEGCYNRVIMNRKVPIKTMQHNLTLIFNKQELDGLKRLLTQTDKTLLENLKVSDIDYLLYLN
- the guaB gene encoding IMP dehydrogenase; translated protein: MTAHENKILGEGLTYDDVLLVPAFSEVLPREVNIQTKFTRNITINVPIISAAMDTVTESKMAIAMAQEGGIGVLHKNMTIEAQADKVRRVKRAESGMIIDPVTLPLTAVVKDAKRAMAEHSIGGIPIVDEAGKLKGIVTNRDLRFEHDNKKPIVEVMTSENLVTSSVGTSLKDAEIILQKHKIEKLLIVDDNYKLSGLITFRDITKLNQKPIANKDKYGRLRVAAALGVTGDAVERAEALVKAGVDAVVIDTAHGHTKGVVHVLKEVKSKFPDLDVVVGNIATGAAAKYLVEAGADAVKVGIGPGSICTTRVVAGVGFPQFSAVLEVAAAIKGSGVPVIADGGIRYTGDIPKAIAAGADTVMLGSLLAGTKESPGETIIYEGRKFKSYRGMGSVEAMKKGSKDRYFQDVEDDIKKLVPEGIVGRVPYKGELFESIHQFVGGLRAGMGYCGAKDIEDLKENGQFVKITASGINESHPHDVTITKESPNYSR
- a CDS encoding sensor histidine kinase; amino-acid sequence: MNKLKRLVVQVVLWLAIGIIIWLYQEKPTEALKENLVILFFQFFLISSLIFYASSNFLQKKKYVVFSVFSIMLLFFSAWVLSSVYPMITVRPHHVNLPEFGPPPPPRMKRPPSHFLLHTLILIITYTSSTIIEVFNYLIKREKEVILAKNANLQNELKLLKSQINPHFLFNALNNIYALSTIDSNKTQQSISYLSDMLRYVLYECENELVPIKKEIEYIENYLKLFALKSSKTYPIKTKFHIENNLTIAPMLFIPFIENALKHGNIEKMKESFININIVTKKNNIIFEVENSIPKTDINKDDMGGIGIENVKKRLAILYPQKHNLLISQNKHSFKVQLNLDLT
- a CDS encoding outer membrane beta-barrel protein, with amino-acid sequence MKTKTCIVFLLFTVSLFAQKFTLEGIVKDTNTYKLEAATVFLQAAKDSLVIAYGITNKEGQFSIKVNADNDQSLILNVGYLGYKPFTKVITVPKTDVLDLGVITLEESVEQLNTVSITAKAPPIVIKTDTIEFNADSFKTLPNDRAEDLLKKLPGFEIDVDGNITVNGVDVEAINVDGMRFFGEKNGDIALKNLPSNVISKVQVTDYKTNMQKFTGEESDSGTKEINLKIKKGKNTAFFGDINAGYGTDEKYQVNANLFKLIDGKQIGLISGTNNINMRRGFNALPDAKSSVGAIESDFVGANYTKGKWNETRVNGNYRFNSNNVDNAQRRERENFLPNLNYISKTESESFRDTDTHIGNFDLKYVINPKNKLSNSRVQLSNEVDFNSSNSNAFSESTTSSKSIDGDLISDVNSKNQSTSTNREIKNRIGIISRTGKGTDFFTLNLSTNFTESNTDSENFSENILYERNRTRIQNQIRSTENTNANINFNGMWFKELFQNFRIIPKYNANINHNNNEKYVFDFNEVDNDFTDFNDLQSFDSRYVTTTVKPALRLRYDYKDFRFEIEGAYTNTYRKYKDELIPARNFNADFEYFTYSGRLRYRDKNGYKNVSLNYRQNVDLPSASQLQPVEDVSNQINTRIGNPFLEPEVNHILAFEYQNNLAYHNINVTGNVRAQFIEDKIVNSTVTNEDLIRNTTYVNLNGDYSVNGNTAVSKSYFDKKTNLNFNFRFFASYRNNVSLQNAIRFVSKNTTLRPSFSFRYSYDNKLDLSATYSYSKNKNEFDTDMFDDNDFFIQNLNVDASIFFLKNAFFSNKIGYRYNSRVGDEFDGDAVFWNAGLGVQLWGDKGTLTLVGYDVLGQNNGFRRTVTGTYIQDVEDKILEQYFMVTFVFKFGRIAGQNMNKRPKGLGQGGRMGGGRRFGGGMRRR
- a CDS encoding heme-binding domain-containing protein — encoded protein: MKLIKKIGLVLIIALVIIQFIRPDKNNAETRNLTAFITDTKPSTEVTAILEKHCYDCHSDKTTYPWYAELAPVSLWIDHHVEEGKEHFNVSNWSKYKLKKRDHKLDELIEEVEEGEMPLESYSWLHGSITEEEKETLIKWANGVRASYNIE
- a CDS encoding LytTR family DNA-binding domain-containing protein; this translates as MKYLKCLVVDDEELARTLLKTYIDKIDFLELVDSFENPVEAFSVLKEKSIDIIFLDIQMPELKGTDFAKMINPETKIIFTTAYSEYALEGFDLNALDYLLKPITFQRFLQAVNKIKPEIINSEDYITIKSGYDLHKLKYTDILFIESDNEYVVFNTSERKIMSHQTLKSLEESLPESMFMRVHRSYIVNKEKVAALKGKNLVVTNTKIPISDSYYDKVKKNLF